In Arthrobacter sp. SLBN-83, one DNA window encodes the following:
- the thrC gene encoding threonine synthase: MAHQWRGVIREYADRLPVTESTRVITLGEGGTPLVHAQKLSELTGSEVYLKVEGMNPTGSFKDRGMTMAMTAAVASGAKAVVCASTGNTSASAAAYATAAGLKCAVLVPEGKISMGKLSQAIAHGATLLQVDGNFDNCLDIARKLGESYPVFLVNSVNPARIQGQKTGAFEVVDALGDAPDIHVLPVGNAGNITAYWKGYKEYSAPFESDTAGTLPAVSTKTPAMWGFQAAGAAPFVAGHPITEPDTIATAIRIGNPASWDGAVGARDESGGLIDAVTDEEILNAHRWLSSKEGVFVEPGSAAGVAGLLKKHAAGEVPSGKKIVITVTGHGLKDPQWALRTEDGSDVQPVKVPNDVVTVAAELGLEEK; the protein is encoded by the coding sequence GTGGCTCACCAATGGCGCGGTGTCATCCGCGAATACGCTGACCGTCTGCCCGTGACGGAGTCCACCAGGGTCATCACCCTGGGCGAGGGCGGCACCCCGCTGGTGCACGCACAGAAGCTCTCGGAACTGACCGGTTCCGAGGTCTACCTCAAGGTGGAAGGCATGAACCCCACCGGCTCCTTCAAGGACCGCGGCATGACCATGGCCATGACTGCCGCCGTCGCTTCTGGGGCCAAGGCAGTGGTGTGTGCTTCCACCGGCAACACGTCCGCGTCCGCCGCCGCCTACGCAACCGCTGCCGGCCTCAAGTGCGCCGTCCTGGTGCCGGAAGGCAAGATCTCCATGGGCAAGCTCAGCCAGGCGATCGCCCACGGCGCCACGCTTCTGCAGGTGGACGGCAACTTCGACAACTGCCTGGACATCGCCCGCAAGCTGGGGGAGTCCTACCCCGTCTTCCTGGTGAACTCCGTCAACCCTGCCCGCATCCAGGGCCAGAAGACAGGCGCCTTTGAAGTGGTGGACGCCTTGGGCGATGCACCCGACATCCACGTTCTGCCTGTCGGGAACGCCGGCAACATCACCGCGTACTGGAAGGGCTACAAGGAATACTCCGCTCCCTTCGAGTCCGACACTGCCGGCACCCTGCCCGCAGTGTCCACCAAGACCCCCGCCATGTGGGGTTTCCAGGCAGCCGGGGCTGCACCCTTTGTTGCGGGCCACCCCATCACCGAACCCGATACCATCGCCACCGCCATCCGCATCGGAAACCCTGCCTCCTGGGACGGGGCCGTGGGCGCCCGTGACGAATCGGGCGGGCTCATTGACGCCGTCACCGATGAAGAGATCCTGAACGCCCACCGCTGGCTGTCATCCAAGGAAGGCGTCTTCGTGGAGCCCGGTTCCGCTGCCGGGGTGGCAGGCCTGCTCAAGAAGCATGCCGCCGGCGAAGTTCCCAGCGGAAAGAAGATCGTCATCACCGTTACCGGACACGGACTCAAGGACCCCCAGTGGGCCCTCCGTACCGAAGACGGCAGCGACGTCCAGCCGGTCAAGGTTCCGAACGACGTCGTCACGGTTGCCGCTGAGCTGGGACTGGAAGAAAAATAG
- the thrB gene encoding homoserine kinase, with protein MDTTSQAAVGLQLIEPGQRVTVRVPATTANLGPGYDSLGLALALHDTLTVESLDTDELVFELSGEGADTLPRDASHLVIRAMDAALERLGYRHGGLKVTARNVNPHGRGLGSSASAVVAAVSAANAMVPAESQRGKEWILQLTSELEGHPDNVAPAIFGGLALSWQDSEQYSSTSATVAGSVIPIVAVPDFELSTEAARALLPASVGHHAAAMNSGRAALLIHALTQKPEFLLPGTEDYLHQSYRAEAMRPSAALIGALRRAGYAAVVSGAGPTVLVLADGELQAADALAFIQAFTEENTPDIGWRVLKLAVDVEGAKVDLHRR; from the coding sequence TTGGACACCACCTCGCAGGCCGCCGTCGGACTGCAACTGATTGAGCCGGGCCAGCGCGTCACCGTCCGCGTTCCCGCTACCACCGCCAACCTTGGGCCCGGCTACGACAGCCTTGGGCTGGCACTGGCACTGCACGACACACTGACGGTGGAGAGCCTGGACACGGACGAACTCGTGTTCGAGCTCAGCGGCGAGGGTGCCGACACCCTGCCGCGGGACGCCAGCCACCTGGTAATACGGGCCATGGACGCCGCTTTGGAACGCCTGGGCTACCGCCACGGTGGACTGAAAGTGACCGCCAGGAACGTGAACCCGCACGGGCGTGGGCTGGGTTCTTCTGCTTCCGCCGTGGTTGCCGCAGTTTCGGCCGCGAATGCCATGGTGCCGGCAGAAAGCCAGCGTGGAAAGGAGTGGATCCTGCAGCTCACCAGCGAACTGGAGGGCCACCCGGACAACGTGGCACCGGCGATTTTCGGCGGACTGGCGCTGTCATGGCAGGACAGTGAACAGTACAGCAGCACCAGTGCCACCGTTGCCGGGTCCGTCATTCCCATCGTGGCGGTGCCGGACTTCGAGCTCTCCACCGAAGCTGCCCGCGCCCTCCTGCCCGCATCGGTGGGGCACCACGCCGCGGCGATGAATTCCGGCCGGGCAGCGCTGCTGATCCATGCGCTGACGCAAAAGCCCGAATTCCTGCTGCCGGGCACGGAAGACTACCTGCACCAGAGCTACCGTGCAGAGGCCATGCGGCCCAGCGCGGCCCTGATCGGCGCGCTGCGCCGGGCCGGCTACGCGGCGGTGGTTTCCGGGGCAGGGCCCACCGTCCTGGTCCTGGCCGACGGTGAGCTCCAGGCTGCCGATGCACTGGCCTTCATCCAGGCCTTCACGGAAGAGAACACGCCGGACATCGGCTGGCGCGTGCTGAAGCTCGCAGTGGACGTCGAAGGTGCTAAGGTGGACTTGCACCGGCGGTAA
- the rho gene encoding transcription termination factor Rho, whose translation MTETTELSPAVEHTTSAAESTAAPAKSSGLAGLKLAQLQALASQLGISGGSRMRKGDLVSAISAHRAGTLTAKAPAKSAEKAPESTVASAATAPASAPEAPAAEAPAAEGTRARGRGRSRRAVSDGVVAPAVEAPVVETAAPATATVEAPSAAPAEAPEATEGAAERRQPRTRNRRRSEAAAASVQEAPVETPAEQPAAEQRSGEQRTEAPATEAGDAGQRTERREGGRTRGRDRDSDGGRDNQGSREAGQREGGRDNRDNDDSDGGSRRNRRNRRDRNDRSGGQDRDNSRNDRFRDRNDRRRGRNQGPDVDDVEVTEDDVLLPVAGILDVLENYAFIRTSGYLPGPNDVYVSLAQVKKYNLRKGDAVVGAIRAPREGEDRNQQSNRQKFNALVRVTSVNGKTPEELKDRVEFAKLVPLYPSERLRLETDPKKIGPRVIDLVAPIGKGQRGLIVSPPKAGKTLILQSIANAITTNNPEVHLMMVLVDERPEEVTDMQRTVKGEVIASTFDRPADDHTTVAELSIERAKRLVEMGMDVVVLLDSMTRLGRAYNLAAPASGRILSGGVDSAALYPPKRFFGAARNIENGGSLTILATALVETGSKMDEVIFEEFKGTGNMELRLSRQLADKRIFPAVDVNASGTRREENLLSPEEVKIMWKLRRVLSGLETQQSLELLTNKIRETQSNVEFLMQVQKTTLGAKSDNDK comes from the coding sequence GTGACCGAAACCACTGAGCTGTCACCAGCTGTGGAACACACAACTTCTGCTGCCGAATCAACGGCCGCACCCGCCAAGAGCAGCGGCCTCGCCGGCCTGAAGCTCGCCCAGCTGCAGGCCCTTGCCAGCCAGCTCGGTATCTCCGGCGGATCCCGCATGCGCAAGGGGGACCTGGTCTCGGCCATCTCCGCCCATCGCGCAGGGACCCTCACCGCCAAGGCCCCCGCGAAGTCAGCGGAAAAGGCTCCGGAAAGCACCGTGGCTTCGGCTGCAACCGCACCTGCTTCTGCTCCGGAGGCCCCTGCCGCAGAAGCTCCTGCAGCGGAAGGCACCCGTGCCCGTGGACGCGGCCGCAGCCGCCGCGCCGTCAGTGACGGAGTGGTTGCCCCTGCAGTCGAAGCTCCCGTCGTGGAGACCGCCGCACCCGCCACCGCGACTGTCGAGGCGCCGTCGGCCGCTCCTGCGGAAGCACCCGAGGCAACGGAAGGTGCTGCTGAGCGCCGCCAGCCGCGCACCCGCAACCGCCGCCGCAGCGAAGCCGCTGCCGCCTCCGTCCAGGAAGCCCCGGTGGAGACCCCGGCAGAGCAGCCGGCCGCGGAACAGCGTTCCGGCGAGCAGCGCACCGAGGCCCCTGCAACTGAAGCAGGCGACGCCGGCCAGCGCACCGAGCGCCGCGAAGGCGGCCGTACCCGCGGCCGCGACCGCGATTCCGATGGCGGCCGCGACAACCAGGGCAGCCGCGAGGCAGGCCAGCGCGAAGGCGGGCGGGACAACCGCGACAACGACGATTCAGACGGCGGAAGCCGCCGCAACCGCCGCAACCGCCGCGACCGGAACGACCGCTCCGGCGGCCAGGACCGGGACAACTCGCGCAACGACCGCTTCCGCGACCGCAACGACCGCCGCCGCGGCCGCAACCAGGGCCCGGATGTGGACGACGTCGAGGTCACCGAGGACGATGTCCTGCTGCCGGTCGCCGGCATCCTGGACGTCCTGGAGAACTACGCATTCATCCGCACCTCCGGCTACCTGCCGGGTCCGAACGACGTCTACGTTTCGCTCGCCCAAGTCAAGAAGTACAACCTGCGCAAGGGCGACGCCGTAGTCGGCGCCATCCGTGCACCCCGGGAAGGCGAGGACCGCAACCAGCAGTCCAACCGCCAGAAGTTCAACGCCCTGGTCCGCGTCACCTCCGTCAACGGCAAGACGCCCGAAGAGTTGAAGGACCGCGTCGAGTTCGCCAAGCTCGTTCCGCTGTACCCGTCTGAGCGCCTGCGCCTGGAGACCGATCCCAAGAAGATCGGTCCCCGCGTCATCGACCTCGTGGCACCCATCGGCAAGGGCCAGCGCGGCCTGATCGTGTCCCCGCCCAAGGCCGGCAAGACGCTCATCCTGCAGTCCATCGCCAACGCAATCACCACCAACAACCCTGAGGTCCACCTCATGATGGTGCTGGTTGACGAACGCCCCGAAGAAGTCACGGACATGCAGCGCACCGTCAAGGGCGAGGTCATTGCCTCCACCTTCGACCGCCCCGCCGACGACCACACCACCGTGGCTGAACTTTCCATCGAACGCGCCAAGCGCCTCGTGGAAATGGGCATGGACGTGGTGGTCCTCCTCGACTCCATGACCCGACTGGGCCGTGCCTACAACCTGGCAGCACCGGCCTCCGGCCGTATCCTGTCCGGCGGCGTCGACTCGGCAGCCCTCTACCCGCCCAAGCGCTTCTTCGGCGCCGCCCGCAACATCGAAAACGGCGGTTCGCTCACCATCCTGGCCACCGCCCTCGTCGAGACCGGTTCCAAGATGGACGAGGTCATCTTCGAAGAGTTCAAGGGCACCGGCAACATGGAACTGCGCCTGTCCCGCCAGCTGGCCGACAAGCGCATCTTCCCCGCCGTGGACGTCAACGCGTCCGGCACCCGCCGCGAGGAAAACCTACTCTCGCCCGAAGAAGTCAAGATCATGTGGAAGCTGCGCCGCGTCCTCTCCGGACTCGAAACCCAGCAGAGCCTTGAACTGCTCACCAACAAGATCCGGGAAACCCAGAGCAACGTCGAGTTCCTCATGCAGGTGCAGAAGACGACGCTTGGTGCGAAGTCGGATAACGACAAGTAG
- the prfA gene encoding peptide chain release factor 1: MFESVQGLLDEHDAIQAQLGDPAVYADQRLARKLGRRSAQLNGIVEAYHKWEGLRDDLAAAKEMAAEDPEFAAEVPELEASLETAAAKLRRLLIPRDPDDARNVILEVKGGEGGDEAALFAGDLLRMYTRYAESRGWKTEIISATESDLGGYKDVQVAVKGNSNDPAEGVYARLKFEGGVHRVQRVPVTESQGRIHTSAAGVLVLPEVDEPEELEINQNDLKIDVYRSSGPGGQSVNTTDSAVRITHLPTGIVVAMQNEKSQLQNREAGMRVLRARILAHQQEQIDAENSAQRKSQIRTMDRSERIRTYNYPENRIADHRTGYKAYNLDQVMNGDLEPVIQSAIEMDEQARLDAIGD, encoded by the coding sequence ATGTTTGAGTCCGTACAGGGCCTGCTTGATGAGCATGATGCCATCCAGGCGCAGCTCGGGGATCCTGCTGTTTATGCTGACCAGCGGCTGGCCCGGAAGCTTGGGCGGCGGTCGGCTCAGCTCAATGGCATTGTTGAGGCCTATCACAAGTGGGAGGGACTTCGGGACGACCTTGCCGCTGCCAAGGAGATGGCAGCCGAAGATCCCGAGTTCGCTGCCGAGGTGCCAGAGCTGGAGGCTTCCCTCGAAACGGCTGCGGCCAAGCTTCGCCGCCTCCTCATTCCGCGCGATCCTGACGACGCCCGCAACGTGATCCTGGAGGTCAAGGGCGGTGAAGGCGGCGACGAGGCTGCACTGTTCGCCGGCGACCTGCTGCGCATGTACACACGGTACGCGGAGTCCCGCGGCTGGAAAACCGAAATCATCTCCGCCACCGAATCCGACCTTGGCGGCTACAAGGACGTCCAGGTGGCGGTCAAGGGTAACTCCAACGACCCCGCCGAAGGTGTTTATGCCCGGCTCAAGTTCGAAGGCGGCGTGCACCGCGTACAGCGTGTGCCCGTCACCGAATCCCAGGGGCGCATCCACACGTCCGCCGCAGGCGTACTTGTACTGCCCGAAGTGGACGAGCCCGAAGAACTCGAGATCAACCAGAACGACCTCAAGATCGACGTCTACCGGTCCTCGGGTCCGGGCGGGCAGTCCGTGAACACCACGGACTCCGCCGTCCGCATCACGCACCTTCCCACCGGCATCGTGGTGGCCATGCAGAACGAGAAGTCGCAGCTGCAGAACCGCGAAGCCGGCATGCGCGTCCTGCGGGCACGCATCCTGGCGCACCAGCAGGAGCAGATCGACGCCGAAAACTCGGCCCAGCGCAAGTCGCAGATCCGCACCATGGACCGCTCGGAGCGCATCCGCACCTACAACTACCCGGAAAACCGGATTGCGGACCACCGCACCGGCTACAAGGCGTACAACCTGGACCAGGTCATGAACGGCGACCTGGAACCGGTCATCCAGTCCGCCATCGAGATGGATGAGCAGGCCCGACTGGACGCCATCGGCGACTGA
- the prmC gene encoding peptide chain release factor N(5)-glutamine methyltransferase, with amino-acid sequence MTDPSSAAPSRTLAAAVREAAALLAEAGVPSPRADAELLADHLLNVGLGRLRSLMLGDTPVPEGYTELVAERARRIPLQHITGVAHFRYLELAVGPGVFIPRPETETVVQLAIDHVQGMQQPRIVDLGTGSGAIAGSIAHEVPGAEVHAVEYSPFAHAWAAKNLAPLGVNLILGDLRDAFAELDGTVDVVISNPPYIPAEAIPNEPEVALHDPPEALYGGGADGMELPTAAAASAARLLRAGGYFVMEHAEVQAGWIAAMLGRSGTWTAITTHVDLNGKERATSAVLADQPVHTEMKEWASDHNL; translated from the coding sequence ATGACCGACCCCTCCTCCGCGGCGCCGTCCCGGACCCTGGCAGCGGCGGTCCGTGAGGCTGCGGCACTCCTGGCGGAAGCCGGCGTGCCCAGCCCGCGGGCCGACGCCGAGCTGCTGGCAGACCACCTGCTCAACGTCGGGTTGGGGCGCCTCCGGTCTTTGATGCTGGGTGACACTCCGGTGCCGGAGGGTTATACCGAACTCGTGGCCGAACGTGCGCGCCGCATCCCGCTGCAGCACATCACCGGGGTGGCGCACTTCCGCTACCTGGAGTTGGCCGTGGGGCCTGGCGTGTTCATACCGCGGCCAGAGACCGAAACCGTGGTGCAGCTGGCCATTGACCATGTCCAAGGCATGCAACAGCCCCGGATCGTGGACCTGGGAACCGGCTCCGGTGCCATCGCAGGCTCCATCGCCCACGAGGTACCCGGCGCGGAAGTCCACGCCGTCGAGTACAGCCCCTTCGCGCACGCCTGGGCGGCAAAGAATCTGGCGCCGCTGGGCGTCAACCTCATCCTGGGGGACCTGCGCGACGCTTTCGCGGAACTCGACGGAACTGTCGACGTCGTCATTTCCAACCCGCCGTACATACCCGCCGAAGCCATCCCCAACGAACCCGAAGTAGCCCTGCACGATCCTCCCGAGGCCCTGTACGGCGGGGGAGCGGACGGCATGGAACTTCCGACGGCGGCAGCGGCCTCCGCTGCCCGGCTGCTGCGGGCCGGGGGCTACTTCGTGATGGAACACGCCGAAGTCCAGGCCGGCTGGATTGCCGCAATGCTTGGCAGGAGTGGAACCTGGACAGCGATCACCACGCACGTGGACCTGAACGGCAAGGAGCGCGCCACCAGTGCCGTGCTCGCGGACCAACCAGTCCACACGGAAATGAAAGAATGGGCCAGTGACCACAACTTATGA
- a CDS encoding L-threonylcarbamoyladenylate synthase codes for MTTTYDCTIDDERARGLEHAQRAISEKKCVVLPTDTVYGIGADAFSPQAVTMLLVSKGRSRAMPPPVLIPRINALDGLATEVSADARKLAEAFWPGGLTLILHAQPSLDWDLGETKGTVALRMPADEVALELLTLTGPLAVSSANRTGQAPAGTAAAAREQLADSVEVYLEGGPRPLEGEAGVPSTIVDATGPVLRVVRNGAVSLDRLREHVPGILGLGEIPMAEEEPAAEQSAPADAVDDAGHAPGGSGSSAVPAADAEPTAPAGNQQP; via the coding sequence GTGACCACAACTTATGACTGCACCATTGATGACGAGCGGGCCCGGGGCCTGGAACACGCCCAGCGTGCCATCAGCGAAAAGAAGTGCGTCGTGCTCCCCACGGACACGGTTTACGGCATCGGCGCGGACGCATTCTCGCCGCAGGCCGTCACCATGCTGTTGGTGTCGAAGGGGCGCAGCCGCGCCATGCCGCCGCCGGTCCTGATTCCGCGGATCAACGCACTGGACGGCCTGGCAACCGAGGTTTCGGCGGACGCCCGCAAGCTGGCGGAGGCCTTCTGGCCCGGCGGCCTGACCCTCATCCTGCATGCGCAGCCGTCGCTGGACTGGGACCTTGGCGAAACCAAGGGAACCGTTGCGCTGCGGATGCCCGCCGACGAAGTTGCCCTGGAACTGCTGACCCTGACCGGTCCGCTTGCGGTTTCCTCAGCCAACCGCACCGGCCAGGCCCCTGCCGGGACGGCCGCGGCCGCGCGGGAACAGCTTGCCGACTCGGTGGAGGTGTACCTGGAAGGCGGCCCCCGCCCGCTGGAAGGCGAAGCCGGCGTGCCCTCAACCATCGTGGATGCCACCGGACCCGTCCTGCGCGTGGTCCGCAACGGCGCCGTGAGCCTGGACCGGCTGCGCGAACACGTACCGGGAATCCTGGGCCTGGGTGAAATCCCCATGGCTGAAGAGGAACCCGCGGCGGAACAGTCGGCCCCGGCAGACGCGGTGGACGACGCCGGTCACGCACCCGGCGGGTCCGGCTCCTCCGCTGTCCCCGCTGCTGACGCGGAACCCACTGCGCCGGCCGGGAACCAGCAGCCTTGA
- a CDS encoding WecB/TagA/CpsF family glycosyltransferase produces MALDRQQIPVLDVHATPLRVPELVEELNRFIEDGSTRTVLGHNLHSVTLTLSDDGFRLLYEESDIVLLDGAPVLWLWGRTGNAEGPVMDYRLGSTDWLPALHQVRGLERIAVIGAGTEANAGAVSRLKDIVPNAHVAGFPGEGWGPALEDAAVAWLHREQPQLVLLGLGMPLQEEVLQRRLGDMPPAVYCAVGGAIEQLAGVQKLAPRWLGRMGLEWAWRLLLHPRRVAYRVLGEPWVLLWLLVARRIKNRGPA; encoded by the coding sequence ATGGCGCTGGACCGCCAGCAGATTCCCGTCCTGGACGTCCACGCGACACCGCTGCGCGTTCCGGAGTTGGTCGAGGAGCTCAACCGGTTCATCGAGGACGGGTCCACCCGTACAGTCCTGGGCCATAACCTGCACAGCGTCACGCTCACCTTGTCCGACGACGGCTTCCGTCTGCTGTATGAGGAAAGCGACATCGTGCTCCTGGACGGCGCCCCGGTGCTGTGGCTCTGGGGGAGGACCGGCAACGCCGAGGGCCCGGTGATGGATTACCGGCTTGGTTCCACCGACTGGCTGCCCGCACTTCACCAAGTGCGCGGCCTTGAACGGATCGCCGTGATCGGCGCCGGCACCGAAGCTAATGCGGGCGCTGTGAGCAGGCTGAAGGACATCGTTCCGAACGCCCATGTTGCCGGCTTCCCGGGGGAGGGCTGGGGTCCTGCCCTTGAGGACGCCGCCGTGGCTTGGCTGCACCGCGAACAGCCGCAGCTGGTCCTGCTCGGCCTGGGCATGCCGCTCCAGGAGGAAGTGCTGCAGCGGCGGCTGGGCGACATGCCCCCCGCCGTTTACTGCGCCGTGGGCGGCGCCATCGAACAGTTGGCGGGAGTCCAGAAACTTGCTCCACGCTGGCTGGGCAGGATGGGGCTGGAGTGGGCCTGGCGCCTGCTCCTGCATCCCCGCCGTGTTGCCTACCGCGTGCTGGGGGAGCCCTGGGTCCTGCTGTGGCTCCTGGTTGCCCGGCGGATCAAAAACCGGGGCCCGGCCTAG
- a CDS encoding glycosyltransferase, with the protein MTPRIAVAAVTFDRPKELSVLLHSINAQSRQVDTICLVDSGTTPAAEVAAAHPNVDYVRSQANLGGAGGFALAALKAVASGARWVWMMDDDAEPADPECLATLLREAEARDLEAVVPLVTAPGHPDRLSFFFRLDGKVTHDRAEVEKLGFLPDDGHFFNGALIRSDVFFKVGLPDMRLFIRGDEVDFTIRLRKAGIRFGTVTTTAITHPHAFSETQHVYGARWHVIVPDSAFKRFYYYRNRGYLIRRYFRVRSFVADVGGYLGYFLQRRDLRGFLSWARSFSTGLRGKGFAPLEDQKF; encoded by the coding sequence ATGACCCCCCGCATTGCGGTTGCCGCTGTGACGTTTGACCGGCCCAAGGAACTGTCGGTCCTGCTGCATTCGATCAACGCGCAGAGCCGGCAGGTGGACACCATTTGCCTTGTGGACAGCGGCACCACCCCAGCTGCGGAGGTTGCGGCGGCGCACCCCAACGTCGACTATGTCCGTTCCCAGGCCAACCTGGGCGGCGCCGGGGGGTTTGCGCTGGCAGCGCTCAAGGCGGTTGCCAGCGGCGCCCGCTGGGTTTGGATGATGGACGACGACGCCGAGCCGGCCGATCCGGAATGCCTCGCCACGCTGCTTCGTGAGGCTGAGGCCCGCGACCTGGAAGCGGTGGTCCCCTTGGTGACAGCACCGGGCCATCCCGACCGGCTGTCCTTTTTCTTCCGCCTTGACGGCAAGGTCACGCACGACCGCGCGGAGGTTGAAAAGCTCGGCTTCCTGCCGGACGACGGGCACTTCTTCAACGGCGCGCTGATCCGGTCGGACGTGTTCTTCAAAGTGGGACTGCCGGATATGCGGCTGTTCATCCGCGGCGACGAGGTGGATTTCACCATTCGGCTCCGCAAGGCGGGGATCCGTTTCGGCACGGTGACCACCACCGCCATTACGCACCCCCATGCCTTCTCGGAAACCCAGCATGTCTACGGCGCCCGCTGGCACGTGATAGTTCCCGACTCCGCCTTCAAGCGCTTCTACTACTACCGGAACCGCGGCTACTTGATCCGGCGGTACTTCCGGGTACGCTCGTTCGTGGCGGACGTGGGCGGCTACCTGGGCTACTTCCTGCAGCGCCGCGACCTGCGGGGCTTTTTAAGCTGGGCGCGTTCGTTCAGTACCGGCCTCCGAGGCAAGGGCTTTGCCCCGCTGGAGGACCAGAAGTTCTAG
- a CDS encoding MraY family glycosyltransferase, translating into MIMYLLMGLTAAIVSYAATWGARVVGHRLELHLPIRSRDMHSTPVSRLGGVAIFLGIMVALVVASQSFFVKDIYRNNFSPWGVLAGAAVIVLVGVADDLLDIRWWVKLIGQSAAGLAVALWGVRMTIVPWIPEPIYLQNETLRVVLTAGLIVTTMNAFNFIDGLDGLAAGVAIIGGTAFFFTAYWVHRNAVLLDYSDLATLITAVLVGGCLGFLPHNWFPSKIFMGDSGAMLIGLLMAAAGVVSTGQISSGLYDRANGISTVIPILLPFAVLFLPLLDLGLAVVRRTARGRSPWSADRGHLHHKLLDIGYSHRTAVILMYLWTAVLSFGGLAFAIFPWQIVLAVDIFATLVMGLVTAWPYLSRGNGETTA; encoded by the coding sequence ATGATCATGTACCTGCTCATGGGGCTGACGGCTGCCATCGTGTCCTACGCTGCCACATGGGGCGCCCGGGTGGTGGGCCACAGGCTTGAGCTGCACCTGCCAATCCGCAGCCGGGACATGCACTCCACCCCCGTCTCCAGGCTGGGCGGCGTCGCGATCTTCCTGGGCATCATGGTGGCGCTGGTTGTGGCCAGCCAGTCGTTCTTCGTCAAGGACATTTACCGGAACAATTTCTCACCCTGGGGCGTCCTGGCCGGCGCGGCCGTGATCGTCCTGGTGGGCGTGGCGGACGACCTGCTGGACATTCGGTGGTGGGTCAAGCTGATCGGCCAAAGCGCAGCCGGCCTGGCGGTGGCCCTTTGGGGTGTCCGGATGACCATCGTTCCCTGGATTCCAGAGCCCATCTACCTGCAAAACGAAACGCTCCGGGTGGTGCTGACAGCCGGGCTGATCGTGACCACGATGAATGCCTTCAACTTCATCGACGGACTGGACGGCCTCGCCGCCGGGGTGGCCATTATCGGCGGCACGGCATTCTTCTTCACCGCCTACTGGGTGCACCGGAACGCGGTACTGCTCGACTACTCGGACCTGGCAACCCTCATCACGGCCGTACTGGTAGGCGGCTGCCTGGGGTTCCTGCCGCACAACTGGTTTCCGTCAAAGATCTTCATGGGCGATTCCGGCGCCATGTTGATCGGCCTGCTCATGGCTGCGGCCGGTGTCGTCTCCACGGGGCAGATCTCCTCGGGCCTCTACGACCGCGCCAACGGCATCTCAACCGTGATCCCCATCCTGCTTCCGTTCGCCGTCCTGTTCCTTCCACTGCTTGACCTGGGACTTGCAGTGGTGCGCAGGACAGCCCGTGGACGTTCACCGTGGTCCGCGGACCGCGGCCACCTGCACCATAAGCTCCTGGACATCGGCTACTCCCACCGCACCGCCGTGATCCTGATGTACCTGTGGACGGCAGTGCTCTCCTTCGGCGGCCTCGCGTTCGCAATCTTCCCGTGGCAAATCGTGCTTGCGGTGGACATCTTTGCCACGTTGGTCATGGGACTGGTCACGGCGTGGCCCTACCTGTCGCGCGGCAACGGGGAAACGACGGCGTAA
- a CDS encoding AtpZ/AtpI family protein codes for MRDPKKSTGGAHGKRGSKGPAPAASDASTDGGYNAGMAVFSYIIGGIIVWSLIGWGLDYLWGTRWIVLAGALLGAVGGFYLSHMHGLTSSRKNADERHAPSAPSQDGKDNAK; via the coding sequence ATGCGTGATCCGAAAAAGTCCACGGGCGGCGCCCACGGCAAACGGGGATCCAAAGGCCCCGCGCCCGCTGCTTCCGATGCTTCCACCGATGGCGGCTACAACGCTGGAATGGCTGTATTCAGCTACATCATTGGCGGAATCATCGTCTGGAGTTTGATAGGGTGGGGACTGGATTATCTGTGGGGAACGCGCTGGATTGTGCTCGCAGGCGCTCTGCTCGGAGCCGTCGGAGGTTTCTACCTTTCCCACATGCACGGCCTCACCAGTTCCCGCAAAAATGCTGATGAGCGCCATGCTCCCAGCGCACCGTCCCAGGACGGAAAAGATAATGCCAAATAA